One part of the Mesomycoplasma conjunctivae genome encodes these proteins:
- the aspS gene encoding aspartate--tRNA ligase — translation MVITNQSLSQYYINQKVRIFGWASNFRKFKDKTFIELRDYWGIVQVVVPKDIAHSEIKKESVISVYGTVVIRSNINNKIPNGNLEIIAEKIELISPANELPFEIQDDINANEDLRLEYRFLDLRRNEMKQNLIFRYKFIHQIRQFLYENDFVEIETPILSKSTPEGARSFIVPTRKQNHFFALPQSPQLYKQLLMVSGFNRYFQFARAFRDEDLRKDRQFEFTQLDMEFAFPTIESIQKNIEQLVKHSLRKFDFQFNEDFPQISYKEAIDKYGSDKPDLRFKNYLIDASELDDDQEFLFSGKTKVVFLENKHISKQDYKILSEIIVQNKANRLLYIHIKNANVDFYSFKTQPSLVDKISNFVSKHQFQNGTLFIVSDSYEKTTQSLGALRNKIAQMYDLIDTSSLKFAWIIDWPMFEKDEETQKISAAHHPFTMVDKESVYLLDSNPLAARAQAYDLVLNGFEIGGGSIRIVDKKIQEKIFKIIGLSEQEAKQQFGFLLKAFSYGVPPHGGFAFGLDRFIMILRNASSIRDVIAFPVNSKGQDMLLSSPTNLTNQQLQEYFIQNIKEKIDE, via the coding sequence ATGGTAATCACTAACCAATCGTTAAGTCAATATTATATAAACCAAAAAGTTAGAATTTTTGGATGAGCTTCAAATTTTCGTAAGTTTAAAGATAAAACTTTTATTGAATTAAGAGATTATTGAGGTATTGTTCAAGTTGTTGTGCCCAAAGACATTGCTCATTCTGAAATTAAAAAAGAATCTGTCATTTCTGTTTATGGTACAGTTGTTATTCGCAGTAATATCAACAATAAAATACCAAATGGTAATCTTGAAATCATTGCCGAAAAAATAGAATTAATTTCTCCAGCAAATGAACTACCCTTTGAAATTCAAGATGATATAAATGCTAATGAAGATTTACGTCTTGAATATCGATTTTTAGATTTAAGACGTAACGAAATGAAGCAAAATCTAATTTTTAGATACAAATTTATACACCAGATTCGTCAATTTCTCTATGAAAATGATTTTGTCGAAATTGAAACCCCAATTTTATCCAAATCAACACCTGAAGGAGCAAGAAGTTTTATTGTACCAACTCGTAAACAAAATCATTTTTTTGCTTTACCACAATCACCACAATTGTATAAGCAATTATTAATGGTTTCAGGTTTTAATCGCTATTTTCAATTTGCACGCGCTTTTCGTGATGAAGATCTTCGAAAAGATCGTCAATTTGAGTTTACTCAATTAGATATGGAATTTGCTTTTCCAACAATTGAGAGCATCCAAAAAAATATTGAGCAACTTGTAAAACACAGTCTTAGAAAATTTGATTTTCAATTTAATGAGGATTTTCCCCAAATTAGTTACAAGGAAGCCATTGATAAATACGGTTCAGACAAACCTGATCTTCGTTTTAAAAATTACCTAATCGATGCTAGCGAATTAGATGATGATCAAGAATTTTTGTTTAGTGGTAAAACTAAAGTTGTTTTCTTAGAAAACAAACACATTTCTAAACAAGATTACAAGATTTTATCTGAAATTATTGTTCAAAATAAAGCAAATAGACTCTTATATATCCATATAAAAAATGCAAATGTTGATTTTTATTCATTTAAAACTCAACCTAGTTTGGTTGACAAAATAAGCAACTTTGTAAGCAAACACCAATTTCAAAATGGAACACTTTTCATTGTCTCAGATAGTTATGAAAAAACCACTCAATCACTTGGTGCTCTCAGAAATAAAATTGCACAAATGTATGACTTAATTGATACAAGTTCTTTAAAATTTGCTTGAATTATTGACTGACCAATGTTTGAAAAAGATGAAGAAACTCAAAAAATATCAGCTGCCCACCATCCTTTTACAATGGTTGACAAAGAATCTGTTTATCTTTTAGATTCTAATCCTTTAGCGGCACGCGCACAAGCCTATGATCTTGTTCTAAATGGTTTTGAAATAGGTGGAGGTTCTATTAGAATTGTTGACAAGAAAATTCAAGAAAAAATTTTTAAGATTATAGGTCTAAGTGAGCAAGAAGCAAAACAACAATTTGGTTTTTTACTAAAAGCTTTTTCATATGGAGTACCGCCACATGGTGGTTTTGCTTTTGGTCTAGATCGATTCATTATGATTCTACGAAATGCTAGTTCGATTCGAGATGTAATCGCATTTCCTGTCAATTCTAAAGGTCAAGATATGCTTTTATCTTCACCTACTAATTTAACAAATCAACAATTACAAGAATATTTTATTCAAAATATCAAGGAGAAAATAGATGAATAA
- the hisS gene encoding histidine--tRNA ligase, translating into MKNINIRPKGTYDLYGQRANLFLEIRDKIFLVSNLFNYKYIETPIFEFSEVFFTSGDESDLVSKELYEFKDKSNRSLSLRAEGTAPVMRALVENKIYLENKKYFYFGPMFRYENPQKGRNRQFYQAGFEFINLSEDFRSSAYEKIEVLLLAIKMLKELNFSNYKIKINFLASRSTRKQYILALKQYFLKYSSQLSSTSQQRLAKNPLRILDDKIDAEKEFVKNAPKINAFYTPEEQEEFNFINKLLKSNQIQFEIDYNLVRGLDYYDNLVFEFIADSPFLGTKSTILGGGCYNNLIANFGMPAAKGIGFGFGVDRFLEIQLPNYKKEHQIDFYCLSFNFAELEKLNEIARILRDNNYVVEFNKKPTSFTKGFKKALKTKTKYLLFFEKNQLENTITCKKIETNENKVFNISDLSNLKNFNF; encoded by the coding sequence ATGAAAAATATTAATATTAGACCCAAAGGAACATATGATTTATATGGGCAGCGTGCAAATTTATTTTTAGAAATCAGAGATAAAATTTTCTTAGTTTCTAACTTATTTAACTATAAATATATAGAGACACCTATTTTTGAATTTAGTGAAGTTTTTTTTACATCAGGCGATGAATCTGATTTAGTAAGTAAGGAACTCTATGAATTCAAAGACAAATCAAATCGAAGTTTGTCATTAAGAGCAGAAGGAACAGCTCCTGTAATGCGGGCACTTGTTGAAAATAAAATTTACCTTGAAAATAAAAAATATTTTTATTTTGGTCCAATGTTCCGCTATGAAAATCCGCAAAAAGGTCGTAATCGTCAGTTCTATCAAGCAGGTTTTGAATTTATTAATTTAAGTGAAGATTTTCGCAGTTCAGCATATGAAAAAATTGAAGTACTACTTTTAGCTATCAAAATGCTAAAAGAACTTAATTTTTCTAATTATAAAATTAAAATTAACTTCTTAGCAAGTCGAAGCACAAGAAAACAATACATTTTAGCACTTAAGCAATATTTTTTAAAATACAGTTCGCAATTAAGTTCTACCTCACAACAAAGATTAGCTAAAAATCCATTACGAATTTTAGATGATAAAATTGATGCTGAGAAAGAATTTGTTAAAAATGCACCAAAAATTAATGCATTTTATACACCTGAAGAACAAGAAGAATTTAATTTTATTAACAAATTATTAAAAAGTAATCAAATTCAATTTGAAATTGATTATAATCTTGTTCGTGGATTAGATTATTATGATAATTTAGTCTTTGAATTTATTGCTGATTCACCATTTTTAGGTACAAAGTCCACTATTTTAGGTGGTGGCTGTTACAATAATTTGATTGCTAATTTTGGTATGCCAGCTGCCAAAGGCATAGGTTTTGGCTTTGGTGTTGATCGTTTTTTAGAAATTCAACTTCCTAACTATAAAAAAGAACATCAAATAGATTTTTATTGCCTTTCATTTAACTTTGCTGAACTTGAAAAACTAAATGAAATTGCCCGAATCCTTCGGGATAACAATTATGTTGTTGAATTCAATAAAAAACCCACTTCTTTTACAAAAGGCTTTAAAAAAGCTTTAAAAACAAAGACAAAATATTTATTATTTTTTGAAAAAAACCAACTAGAAAACACTATTACATGTAAGAAAATTGAAACTAATGAAAATAAAGTTTTCAATATTAGTGATCTTTCTAATTTAAAAAACTTTAATTTCTAG
- the secDF gene encoding protein translocase subunit SecDF, translating into MKIRNFFKSIFRLNTWKKIFVALFSASLLSIGIGFVANYYIAQNINRSIEYGGGAEVLVQVKTLDEKVPNNNIVKQADSAIFQRLTGGASLNGTSVFTEGGGRIRISRNKISDNRELNDFINEIVTKPLLVVTDTNNKPLFYDGVFNPNISLKDGDETNWLVPFAPDSAVSQTDPNQPQANQVRISLKDKQAQLEWTKATEYVSKKPFGQNRIRIWSNISELINLAKTKFPNEWQNSGENIYNFIHVGESVQPTPLGQNRFLQPKLKEFQFDAKKYLISEATVSSPLNGSSFVISGNFSSQEAKQLALNINYGIADYKLDFLSASFVSKSKSDYAFLAGWIAIGISLVMIAIFMIVNYGVLGVVSTISLALYVFLTLLFFTIVRGEYSPITISALVIGIGMNVDANVISFEIFKNKVYSGQSVLKANNQANKLSLKTIIDSNVTTLIAALVLFYFGTKSIKGFSITLIFSIIFTLIVTVAFTKFFVNFILKIPFLQTKPQLLGVKSKYIQKYSRGYQSIFSKTDYFKIYKYSKWAPLIILGAAIIVFIAFAASYKNPASGLNLSIDFSSGTSLTISNNDQNFDLIDAKKGQKIIDYLNTQGLNSSNSQILLKPLNEQSSLYNIEVRTQSDITNQLRQITNNLTNNFSNLEITTYSISNEEAKKLVENAVVSIAIALLFVTIFTLLRFKWSYSLSIILSLLFNIAMIFLLMIIARIQFSPTAIIAFLTLIGYTVNDTIVIFDKIKNIFKEIPHNDIYTPEKIRQVAHKAIKDAIKRSLLTSLTTLFTIIILLIFYQSIDIIFSITMLIGVLIGSYSSLFIATNLWIRFEIIRNRRKQKRIDSRFWGVQKVYEQTFANINDFEK; encoded by the coding sequence ATGAAAATTCGTAATTTTTTTAAATCAATTTTTAGATTAAATACCTGAAAAAAAATTTTTGTTGCCCTCTTTAGTGCATCATTACTTTCAATAGGCATAGGTTTTGTTGCTAATTATTACATTGCACAAAATATAAATCGTTCTATAGAATACGGTGGTGGAGCAGAAGTTTTAGTTCAAGTTAAAACACTTGATGAAAAAGTTCCAAATAACAATATTGTTAAACAAGCTGATTCAGCAATTTTTCAACGTTTAACAGGTGGAGCTAGCTTAAATGGTACCTCTGTTTTTACAGAAGGTGGGGGAAGAATTAGAATTTCTAGGAATAAAATTTCTGATAATAGAGAATTAAATGATTTTATTAACGAAATTGTAACTAAACCACTTTTAGTTGTAACTGATACAAATAATAAACCACTTTTTTATGATGGTGTTTTTAATCCAAATATATCATTAAAAGATGGCGATGAAACTAATTGATTGGTTCCTTTTGCACCTGATTCTGCTGTTTCACAAACAGATCCAAATCAACCCCAAGCTAATCAAGTACGTATTAGTCTTAAAGACAAACAAGCTCAACTTGAGTGAACTAAAGCCACAGAATATGTTTCTAAAAAACCTTTTGGTCAAAATCGCATTCGAATTTGATCAAATATTTCTGAATTAATTAATTTAGCAAAAACTAAATTTCCAAATGAATGACAAAATTCTGGAGAAAATATTTACAACTTTATACATGTTGGTGAAAGTGTTCAACCTACACCACTAGGTCAAAATAGATTTTTGCAACCTAAATTGAAGGAATTTCAATTTGATGCTAAAAAGTATTTAATTTCTGAGGCCACTGTTTCTAGCCCTCTAAATGGGTCTTCTTTTGTAATTAGTGGTAATTTTTCCTCACAAGAAGCTAAACAATTAGCACTTAATATTAATTATGGAATAGCTGACTATAAATTAGATTTTCTTTCTGCTTCATTTGTTAGTAAATCTAAATCTGATTACGCATTTCTTGCAGGGTGGATAGCTATTGGAATATCATTAGTTATGATTGCTATTTTTATGATTGTTAATTATGGGGTTTTAGGAGTTGTATCTACAATTTCTTTAGCTTTGTATGTTTTTTTAACTTTACTTTTTTTCACAATAGTTCGTGGCGAATATTCACCTATCACCATTTCGGCCTTAGTCATAGGGATTGGGATGAATGTCGATGCTAATGTTATTAGTTTTGAAATTTTTAAAAACAAAGTTTATAGTGGTCAGAGTGTTTTAAAAGCTAATAATCAGGCTAATAAATTATCTTTGAAAACTATTATTGACTCTAATGTAACTACATTGATAGCCGCACTTGTTTTATTCTATTTTGGTACAAAAAGTATAAAAGGTTTTTCTATAACACTTATTTTTTCAATCATTTTTACACTAATTGTAACAGTTGCATTTACTAAATTTTTTGTTAATTTTATTTTAAAAATTCCTTTTTTACAAACAAAACCACAATTATTAGGTGTTAAATCAAAATATATTCAAAAATATAGCCGTGGTTATCAATCAATTTTTAGTAAGACTGATTATTTTAAAATATATAAATATAGCAAATGAGCACCATTGATAATTTTAGGAGCAGCAATTATAGTTTTCATTGCCTTTGCAGCTAGTTATAAAAATCCAGCTTCAGGTCTTAATTTATCAATTGATTTTAGCTCAGGAACTAGTCTAACAATATCAAATAATGATCAAAATTTTGATCTTATTGATGCTAAAAAAGGACAAAAAATCATTGATTATTTAAATACTCAAGGATTAAATTCTTCAAATTCACAGATTTTATTAAAACCACTAAACGAGCAATCAAGTCTTTATAACATCGAAGTTCGAACCCAAAGTGATATTACAAACCAATTGAGGCAAATCACTAATAATTTAACAAATAATTTTTCTAATTTAGAAATAACTACTTATAGTATTTCTAATGAAGAAGCCAAAAAACTAGTTGAAAATGCTGTGGTTTCAATAGCAATTGCACTTCTCTTTGTAACTATATTTACTTTATTAAGATTCAAATGATCTTATTCATTATCTATTATTTTATCTTTACTTTTTAACATTGCTATGATTTTCCTTTTGATGATTATTGCTAGAATTCAATTTTCACCAACAGCAATTATTGCATTCTTAACATTAATAGGTTATACAGTTAATGATACTATTGTTATTTTTGATAAAATCAAAAATATTTTTAAAGAAATTCCACATAACGATATTTATACCCCAGAAAAAATTAGACAAGTAGCACACAAAGCTATTAAAGATGCTATAAAACGTTCACTTTTAACTTCACTTACCACTTTATTTACCATTATTATTCTTTTAATTTTCTATCAATCAATTGATATCATCTTTAGTATTACAATGTTGATTGGTGTATTAATTGGTTCTTATTCATCACTATTTATTGCAACTAATTTATGAATTCGTTTTGAAATAATTAGAAACAGAAGAAAACAAAAAAGGATTGATAGCCGTTTTTGAGGTGTTCAAAAAGTTTATGAACAAACTTTTGCAAACATAAATGATTTTGAAAAATAA
- a CDS encoding MAGa3780 family membrane protein, whose product MKKFLNPSKNLEDKNIKNIFIVIGIIILITTLAFLIMDAIVKLPNEIEKTFSGTYVSFKHILKGFSLITYFTNQSNIILALAFLVLGIWPNKRVARNFFFSSIIWISITFVIYWALISWNTSAWSHVAAAFESIFLHLIHPVIGFLALIVFRREFIVSQQLYLKLSLYIFGYFFALLILYFSTYKLYTYPEGKHYPSGQTIYDGAVVYNFINFKRPFFYNGSNLALIIILDILIFLIAFLIPISVSLFWQIVLKLQVDKSASFKQLFNKFKR is encoded by the coding sequence ATGAAGAAATTTTTAAACCCTAGTAAAAATCTTGAAGATAAAAATATTAAAAACATTTTTATTGTAATAGGTATAATAATTCTAATTACTACATTAGCATTTTTAATTATGGATGCTATTGTAAAATTACCCAATGAAATTGAAAAGACATTTTCTGGGACATATGTTAGTTTTAAACATATTTTAAAGGGTTTTAGCCTTATCACATACTTTACAAATCAGTCAAACATCATTCTAGCTTTAGCTTTTCTAGTTTTAGGAATATGACCAAATAAAAGGGTTGCAAGAAACTTCTTTTTTTCATCAATCATATGAATCTCTATCACTTTTGTAATTTATTGGGCACTAATATCTTGAAATACTTCTGCCTGATCACATGTAGCAGCAGCTTTTGAATCTATTTTTTTACATCTAATTCACCCAGTTATAGGCTTTCTAGCACTCATTGTTTTTAGAAGAGAATTTATAGTAAGTCAACAATTATATTTAAAATTAAGTTTATATATTTTTGGTTACTTTTTCGCGCTTTTAATCCTTTATTTTTCGACATACAAACTTTATACATATCCAGAAGGTAAACACTATCCTAGTGGACAAACTATCTATGACGGTGCTGTTGTTTATAACTTTATTAATTTTAAAAGACCATTTTTTTACAATGGATCTAACTTAGCTCTTATTATAATTTTAGATATTCTAATCTTCTTAATTGCTTTTTTAATACCAATTTCAGTTAGTTTATTTTGACAAATAGTTCTAAAATTACAAGTTGACAAAAGTGCTTCTTTTAAGCAACTTTTTAACAAATTTAAAAGATAG
- the glyA gene encoding serine hydroxymethyltransferase, producing the protein MNKKIVLRDKLIQKAINGETKRQEDHIELIASENYVSEDVLKATGSCLTNKYGEGYPGKRYYGGCEFIDQIENLAIQRVQNLFKVKYANVQPYSGSSANAAVFAALLKPGDKILGLDLASGGHLTHGYKVNFSGMFYKGFTYKLDENDLLDYDEIEKIALEVKPNLIICGYSAYSRFIDFARFRKIADKVGAYLLADIAHIAGLIAGGVHPSPVNFAHVMTATTQKTLRSARGGLIMTNDEQMITKINKVVFPGTQGGPLFHSIAGKAVGFYEAEQPWFKDYARAIVENCDFFAKEFIKKGARVVSGGTDNHLFVIDVQKSYQISGKLAQNILEQINITTNKNTIPNDTASPFVTSGLRLGTAAMTSRGFTTKEFKIIAQIIDEVLKIKDLNKKQIQDYRQKVLALTKEFPVKRSYWPE; encoded by the coding sequence ATGAATAAGAAAATCGTTCTTCGTGATAAACTAATTCAAAAAGCAATTAATGGTGAGACCAAGCGACAAGAAGATCACATTGAACTAATAGCTAGTGAAAATTATGTCTCTGAAGATGTTTTAAAAGCAACTGGGAGTTGCCTTACCAATAAATACGGCGAAGGTTATCCTGGTAAAAGATATTATGGTGGATGTGAATTTATTGACCAAATAGAAAATTTGGCAATTCAGCGTGTACAAAATCTTTTTAAAGTAAAATATGCAAATGTTCAACCATATTCAGGCTCAAGTGCAAATGCAGCTGTTTTTGCCGCACTTTTAAAACCCGGTGACAAAATTTTAGGCCTAGATTTAGCAAGTGGTGGTCATCTCACTCATGGTTATAAAGTCAATTTTAGTGGAATGTTTTACAAAGGTTTTACTTACAAACTTGATGAAAATGATTTACTAGATTATGACGAAATTGAAAAAATAGCTTTAGAGGTAAAGCCAAATTTAATTATTTGTGGTTACTCAGCTTATTCAAGATTTATTGATTTTGCACGTTTTCGCAAAATTGCTGATAAGGTCGGAGCTTATTTATTAGCAGATATCGCCCATATTGCTGGTTTAATTGCAGGAGGTGTGCATCCATCACCTGTTAATTTTGCTCATGTCATGACAGCAACTACCCAAAAAACGCTGCGTTCTGCTCGTGGTGGTCTAATTATGACAAATGATGAGCAAATGATAACAAAAATTAACAAAGTTGTCTTTCCAGGAACTCAAGGCGGACCTTTATTTCACAGCATAGCCGGCAAAGCTGTCGGTTTTTACGAAGCAGAGCAACCTTGGTTTAAAGATTATGCAAGAGCAATTGTAGAAAACTGCGATTTTTTTGCAAAAGAATTTATCAAAAAAGGTGCCCGAGTTGTATCAGGAGGAACTGATAATCACCTTTTTGTAATTGATGTGCAAAAATCTTATCAAATAAGTGGCAAACTAGCACAAAATATTTTAGAACAAATCAATATTACTACCAATAAAAACACTATTCCTAATGATACAGCAAGTCCTTTTGTAACTTCAGGTCTTAGATTAGGTACTGCAGCAATGACTTCACGTGGTTTTACAACAAAAGAGTTTAAAATTATTGCTCAAATTATTGATGAAGTACTCAAAATTAAAGATTTAAACAAAAAACAAATTCAAGATTATAGACAAAAAGTATTAGCTCTTACCAAAGAATTTCCAGTCAAAAGATCTTACTGACCAGAATAA
- a CDS encoding type 2 periplasmic-binding domain-containing protein, protein MKKKIVNFLAKTLIFLSGGVAISLISYYKIHSPFKPAVYNYESYISDFARREISKDFNYREFGDVSDFTKAIEDNRTIAGVGSDFQIARLVQKKLLQKIDYSKLFKNWYVAQAFALPENYYQLTLEQKQAFNNKKRAAFEQMFRKEVIKHIDKYDKFLKDDQGNDIDIDHDGIKDRFWEFFIPYYTQDKVIAYTIGDYQKDEKIVNLRQFMNNWTTKQKDEIQNQGIKFDDQSLKGIGQSLRNNGYSFFEWTEAMRDNLLVGQENFGNYGDVIDENNYQKIVDSFVNYISEISGYPYTNLKHNVFKTSGLDLANSLIDPSLNQDVGYLYNGDALDANYSKDNYEILEEEKTIRIIRPKNNLTLLDGWIILQSTPQETTDKFYTTLYNSIFKGEEYSLDEKLKELLVDVEYNYLLNNESEKYEQKQGKGYTFDFDTIPFAANFNFINYTPTFQKSFEFFKKFYFNDETATVKKAKDDEEISIILNQDGNIINDIENLKYDQVAGKTTDVKTLRSLNIYLTQQEQQTLYGNMPTEDNIDEGRYNINYTFIKPFSERLESLIRTYYNLKTKS, encoded by the coding sequence ATGAAGAAAAAAATAGTTAATTTTTTAGCAAAAACCTTGATTTTCCTATCAGGTGGTGTTGCTATTAGTCTAATTTCCTACTATAAAATTCATTCACCTTTTAAACCCGCTGTTTATAATTATGAATCTTATATTTCTGATTTTGCTCGTCGAGAAATATCTAAGGACTTCAATTACCGTGAATTTGGTGATGTTAGTGATTTTACCAAAGCAATTGAAGATAACCGAACAATTGCCGGAGTTGGCTCTGATTTTCAAATTGCCCGTTTGGTACAAAAAAAATTATTACAAAAAATAGATTATTCTAAACTTTTTAAAAACTGATATGTTGCCCAGGCTTTTGCTCTTCCAGAAAATTATTATCAATTAACTCTAGAACAAAAACAAGCTTTTAACAATAAAAAAAGAGCCGCTTTTGAACAAATGTTTCGAAAAGAAGTAATTAAACACATCGACAAATATGATAAATTTCTAAAAGATGATCAAGGAAATGACATTGACATAGATCACGATGGTATCAAAGATAGATTTTGAGAATTTTTTATACCTTATTATACTCAAGATAAAGTTATTGCCTATACAATAGGAGACTATCAAAAAGATGAAAAAATAGTCAATTTACGTCAATTTATGAACAATTGAACTACTAAACAAAAAGATGAAATTCAAAATCAAGGTATTAAATTTGATGATCAAAGTTTGAAAGGAATTGGTCAGTCATTGCGAAACAATGGTTATAGTTTTTTCGAATGAACTGAAGCCATGCGTGATAATTTGCTAGTTGGACAAGAAAATTTTGGTAACTATGGTGATGTAATTGACGAAAATAATTATCAAAAAATTGTTGACAGTTTTGTTAATTATATTAGTGAAATTAGTGGCTATCCTTATACAAATTTAAAGCATAATGTCTTTAAAACTTCAGGTCTCGATCTTGCTAATTCCTTAATTGATCCAAGTCTTAATCAAGATGTTGGTTATTTATACAATGGCGATGCTCTTGATGCTAATTATTCCAAAGATAATTATGAAATTTTAGAAGAAGAAAAAACCATTAGAATTATTAGACCAAAAAATAATTTAACTTTATTAGATGGTTGAATAATTTTGCAATCTACTCCACAAGAAACTACTGATAAATTTTATACTACTTTATATAATAGTATCTTCAAAGGTGAAGAATATAGTCTAGATGAAAAGCTCAAAGAATTATTAGTCGATGTTGAATACAATTATCTTTTAAACAATGAGAGTGAAAAGTATGAACAAAAACAAGGAAAAGGCTACACTTTTGATTTTGATACCATCCCTTTTGCTGCCAATTTTAATTTTATTAATTACACCCCTACTTTTCAAAAAAGTTTTGAATTTTTTAAAAAATTCTATTTTAACGATGAAACAGCTACTGTGAAAAAAGCAAAAGATGATGAAGAAATTAGCATAATTTTAAATCAAGATGGCAATATCATTAATGATATTGAAAATTTAAAATATGATCAAGTTGCTGGTAAAACCACAGATGTCAAGACATTGAGATCACTCAATATTTATTTAACACAACAAGAACAACAAACCCTTTATGGTAATATGCCAACTGAGGATAATATTGATGAAGGTAGATATAATATTAATTATACTTTTATCAAACCTTTTAGTGAACGATTAGAATCACTTATTCGAACATATTATAATTTAAAAACTAAAAGCTAA
- a CDS encoding ABC transporter permease has protein sequence MTKIIDFFHKNEILKKSYIWILLIIFYIPIFTGSIFAFNAPSKKGFVSTSWNKFSLKAFDDLSTESFASGLLNSIIIALITSFVVVSLSLLTVFSLWRQKNKSAKTYVNLTSNIPLINPDVITAVSMAIILSLLFGALSASYEGLFRAIVSHIVMTLPYGILLLYPRSEKFSQTLFEASQDLGYSKLKSWFLVYLKHMSSSVISTFAVVSFLSFDDFIITKITSNAQTVGTLLYQGTFKTWALMLGVFMLAFVVLGNIFWIYLNTKKERKWRKK, from the coding sequence ATGACTAAAATTATTGATTTTTTTCACAAGAATGAGATTTTAAAAAAATCCTACATTTGAATTTTATTAATTATTTTTTATATCCCGATTTTTACAGGGAGCATATTTGCATTTAATGCGCCTTCAAAAAAAGGTTTCGTTTCTACTAGTTGAAATAAGTTTTCTTTGAAAGCTTTTGATGATTTGAGCACTGAAAGTTTTGCAAGTGGGCTTTTAAATTCTATCATTATCGCCCTTATTACTTCCTTTGTGGTAGTTAGTTTATCACTACTTACTGTTTTTTCGCTCTGAAGACAAAAAAATAAAAGTGCTAAAACATATGTTAATTTAACTTCTAATATTCCCCTTATTAATCCAGATGTGATTACTGCAGTTTCAATGGCAATTATTTTATCTTTACTTTTTGGCGCACTTTCTGCTTCATATGAAGGTTTATTTCGCGCTATTGTTTCTCACATTGTTATGACTTTACCATATGGAATTTTACTACTCTATCCTCGTAGTGAAAAGTTTTCCCAAACTTTGTTTGAAGCTTCACAAGATCTTGGCTATTCAAAGTTAAAAAGCTGATTTTTAGTTTATTTAAAACACATGTCATCATCTGTGATTTCCACTTTTGCAGTGGTAAGTTTTCTCTCCTTTGACGATTTTATCATCACTAAAATAACATCAAATGCCCAAACAGTTGGGACTCTGCTTTATCAAGGCACCTTCAAAACTTGAGCACTAATGCTTGGTGTATTTATGTTGGCTTTCGTTGTCCTAGGAAATATTTTTTGAATTTATTTAAATACTAAAAAGGAAAGAAAATGAAGAAAAAAATAG